The Peptococcaceae bacterium 1198_IL3148 genome has a segment encoding these proteins:
- the rplM gene encoding 50S ribosomal protein L13, producing the protein MKTYMAKAEEVQQKWYIIDAAGKPLGRLATEVARILRGKHKPTFTPHVDTGDFVIVINAEKTVLTGNKLDQKVYYRHSGYPGGLKETKYRDFMSTKPERAIEKAVKGMLPHNSLGAKQVKKLKVYQGAEHPHQAQQPEVWNF; encoded by the coding sequence ATGAAGACTTATATGGCAAAAGCAGAAGAAGTCCAGCAGAAATGGTATATTATAGATGCTGCAGGTAAGCCACTGGGTAGATTGGCTACTGAGGTGGCTCGTATTCTGCGTGGAAAACATAAGCCAACCTTTACCCCCCATGTTGATACCGGTGATTTTGTAATTGTGATCAATGCTGAAAAAACAGTTTTAACCGGTAACAAATTGGATCAAAAAGTGTACTATCGTCACTCTGGGTACCCAGGTGGTTTAAAGGAAACAAAATATCGTGACTTTATGAGCACCAAGCCAGAAAGAGCAATTGAAAAGGCTGTTAAAGGCATGTTACCCCATAACAGTTTGGGTGCTAAACAAGTTAAAAAGCTGAAAGTATATCAAGGCGCTGAACATCCACACCAGGCTCAGCAGCCTGAGGTTTGGAATTTCTAA
- the argJ gene encoding bifunctional glutamate N-acetyltransferase/amino-acid acetyltransferase ArgJ has product MNIQEIPGGITAVPGFMACGIHAGLKKDKPDLALVYNAKLCSAAGVFTTNVVKAAPLLLSMEYLAKGYAHGVVINSGNANACNGPQGMVDAKAMAAAAAKAVGVGEQHMLVASTGVIGQRLPMNKILPGIEKAAQQLAADGGSMAAKAIMTTDLLPKEKAVQFELAGVPVTIGGMAKGSGMIHPNMATMLGFIATDAVIEPTVLHSALKEVVDDTFNMITVDGDTSTNDSVVLLASGTAGHATITEGSADYAIFVQALAEVCGYLAQAIAKDGEGATTLLTVRVKNANTMADARKAAKAVVGSNLFKAAVFGQDANWGRILCAVGYSGSQFNPEQVDIYIGDEQVAKNGGAVDFSEERAAEILGKDQVTVTVDLKEGHYSATAWGCDLTYEYVRINGSYRT; this is encoded by the coding sequence ATTAACATACAAGAGATTCCCGGTGGCATCACTGCGGTGCCAGGTTTTATGGCATGCGGTATTCATGCCGGATTAAAAAAAGACAAACCGGATTTGGCGCTGGTATACAATGCCAAGCTCTGCAGCGCGGCGGGGGTATTTACCACCAATGTGGTAAAGGCAGCCCCACTATTGTTATCTATGGAGTATTTGGCAAAGGGTTATGCCCATGGGGTGGTTATTAACTCTGGCAATGCCAATGCCTGCAATGGTCCCCAGGGTATGGTTGATGCCAAGGCCATGGCGGCGGCAGCGGCTAAGGCGGTGGGGGTTGGTGAACAGCATATGTTGGTGGCCTCCACCGGAGTAATTGGCCAAAGACTGCCAATGAATAAGATTTTGCCCGGCATCGAAAAGGCCGCCCAGCAGTTGGCGGCCGATGGTGGATCGATGGCAGCCAAGGCCATTATGACCACGGATTTACTGCCCAAGGAAAAGGCGGTGCAATTTGAATTGGCTGGGGTGCCGGTAACCATTGGCGGCATGGCCAAAGGATCTGGCATGATTCACCCCAATATGGCCACCATGTTGGGCTTTATTGCCACCGATGCGGTGATTGAACCAACGGTTTTGCACAGTGCCTTAAAAGAAGTGGTGGACGACACCTTCAATATGATCACAGTGGACGGGGACACCAGCACCAACGACAGCGTAGTGCTGTTGGCCAGTGGCACCGCAGGTCATGCCACCATTACTGAAGGTTCAGCGGATTATGCAATTTTTGTGCAGGCGCTGGCGGAGGTTTGTGGTTACTTAGCCCAGGCCATTGCTAAGGACGGTGAAGGGGCCACCACATTGTTGACGGTGCGGGTGAAGAACGCCAATACAATGGCCGATGCCCGCAAGGCCGCTAAAGCGGTGGTGGGCTCTAACTTATTTAAAGCAGCGGTGTTTGGTCAAGATGCCAACTGGGGGCGAATTCTATGTGCAGTGGGTTATTCTGGGTCCCAATTTAACCCGGAGCAAGTGGATATTTATATTGGGGATGAGCAAGTGGCTAAAAACGGTGGCGCCGTTGACTTTAGCGAAGAGCGGGCCGCGGAAATTCTGGGTAAAGACCAAGTGACAGTGACTGTTGACCTAAAGGAAGGGCACTACAGCGCCACCGCCTGGGGCTGTGACCTCACCTACGAATATGTGCGGATTAACGGCAGTTATCGGACGTAA
- the amrA gene encoding AmmeMemoRadiSam system protein A: MSIVICGVVPHPPIAVPEVGKEEANQVSNTQRAFLKLAEQIKASGAETMVIISPHSPLFSDAIVVNMAPRLKGGLAKFGAPQVTFDYSNNAQLVREIINQCGKLNLVAAELDQLLAKEFQVDLALDHGVTVPLYFMRQAGLELPLVVTSMAMFSFEQLYRFGIAVDKAAEVNKQKVALIASADLSHRLKPGAPAGYEPSAAEFDRELVQLVASADAAGLVQMDYERAERAGECGLRSIIMMMGALEGKAVDSEVLCYEGPFGVGYMVARLTPGAPDASRAILGQVGKQRAERLKARLNAESFIVKVARETLEHYVLGKSAPTYGDQEIPAEFKGKGATFVTIKKHGHLRGCIGSVFPQKDNIVAEVQQNAISAGIHDPRFYPVEPDELEELTYSVDVLTAPEPVASIEELDPKRYGVIVRKDHRSGLLLPDLEGINTAEHQVSIAKEKAGIGADEQVTLERFEVVRYK, translated from the coding sequence ATGTCGATAGTAATTTGCGGTGTGGTGCCCCACCCACCGATAGCGGTACCAGAGGTGGGCAAGGAGGAAGCCAACCAAGTCAGCAACACCCAAAGGGCATTTTTGAAATTGGCTGAACAAATTAAGGCCAGCGGCGCCGAAACAATGGTGATTATTTCACCCCACAGCCCGCTCTTTTCTGATGCCATAGTGGTCAATATGGCACCCCGGCTTAAAGGGGGGTTAGCTAAATTTGGTGCGCCCCAGGTTACCTTTGACTACAGTAATAATGCTCAATTGGTCCGGGAAATTATCAACCAATGTGGTAAATTAAACTTGGTGGCTGCTGAACTGGATCAATTGCTGGCTAAGGAATTTCAAGTGGATTTGGCGTTGGACCATGGTGTGACGGTGCCGTTATATTTTATGCGACAGGCCGGGTTGGAGCTACCGCTGGTGGTAACATCAATGGCGATGTTTTCCTTTGAACAGCTTTATCGATTTGGCATTGCGGTGGATAAGGCGGCGGAGGTTAACAAACAAAAGGTGGCATTAATTGCCAGTGCGGATTTGTCTCACCGCCTGAAACCAGGCGCTCCGGCCGGTTATGAGCCCTCTGCCGCAGAATTTGATCGAGAGCTGGTACAATTGGTGGCTAGTGCCGATGCTGCCGGATTAGTGCAAATGGATTATGAAAGGGCGGAGCGGGCCGGCGAGTGCGGGCTGAGATCAATAATTATGATGATGGGGGCGTTGGAAGGTAAAGCGGTGGATTCCGAGGTGCTTTGCTACGAAGGACCCTTTGGAGTTGGCTACATGGTGGCCCGTCTAACACCCGGTGCCCCGGATGCTAGCCGGGCTATTTTGGGGCAGGTGGGAAAACAGCGGGCAGAGAGATTAAAGGCCAGACTTAACGCCGAAAGTTTTATCGTCAAAGTGGCCCGGGAAACGCTGGAGCACTATGTGTTAGGTAAGTCGGCACCCACCTATGGCGACCAAGAAATTCCCGCTGAATTTAAAGGGAAAGGGGCCACCTTTGTAACCATTAAAAAACATGGTCATTTGCGGGGTTGTATTGGCTCGGTCTTTCCCCAAAAGGACAACATTGTGGCGGAGGTCCAGCAAAACGCCATCAGCGCCGGCATCCACGACCCGCGCTTCTATCCAGTGGAACCAGATGAATTGGAGGAGCTGACCTATTCGGTGGATGTGTTGACCGCACCGGAACCGGTGGCCAGCATTGAGGAGCTGGACCCCAAACGGTACGGTGTCATTGTGAGAAAGGACCACCGCAGTGGCTTACTGTTGCCTGATTTAGAGGGCATCAATACCGCCGAACACCAAGTGAGCATTGCCAAAGAAAAGGCCGGCATTGGAGCCGATGAACAGGTAACACTGGAGCGGTTTGAGGTGGTTAGGTATAAGTAG
- a CDS encoding acetylornithine transaminase, giving the protein MKTKEIMAMGSQYVMNTYGRLPMALVKGKGVKVWDADGKEYLDFLAGLAVNSLGHCHPRVVKAIWRQANTLMHVSNIYYIEPQVQLAKLLVENSCADKAFFCNSGAEANEGAIKLARKYAKLNYGPDKYEIITAIQSFHGRTLATITATGQPKYQKDLEPLPAGFKYVPFNDLEALKQAIGPHTCAIMLEPIQGEGGVHPAGKEYLQGVAELCKQNNLLLLFDEVQCGLGRTGKFLAHQLYGVEPDIFTLAKALGNGFPVGAMLAKEQVAAAFKPGDHASTFGGNPLAATAALATVQVLLDEGVMENAQQMGQYFKDKLKFLAGKYQQIKEIRGAGLMIGVELTVEGKEIVNRCRQQGLLINCANNNVLRFLPPLIIKQADIDQAIEILDQALGG; this is encoded by the coding sequence ATGAAAACCAAAGAAATTATGGCAATGGGTAGTCAATATGTGATGAACACCTATGGGCGCCTACCAATGGCTTTAGTTAAAGGGAAGGGAGTAAAGGTTTGGGACGCCGACGGTAAAGAGTATTTAGACTTTTTGGCTGGGCTAGCAGTTAACTCTCTGGGGCATTGTCACCCCCGGGTGGTCAAGGCCATTTGGCGCCAAGCCAATACGTTGATGCATGTGTCAAATATATACTACATTGAGCCCCAGGTACAGTTGGCCAAATTGTTGGTGGAGAACAGTTGTGCCGATAAAGCGTTTTTTTGCAACAGCGGGGCAGAAGCCAATGAAGGGGCCATTAAACTGGCGCGGAAATACGCCAAGCTAAACTATGGCCCGGATAAATATGAAATCATTACCGCCATTCAATCCTTTCACGGTCGGACGTTAGCCACCATCACCGCCACCGGGCAGCCCAAATATCAAAAGGACTTGGAACCACTGCCCGCGGGTTTTAAATATGTGCCCTTTAACGACCTAGAGGCACTAAAACAAGCCATAGGCCCCCATACTTGTGCCATCATGTTGGAACCCATCCAAGGGGAGGGGGGAGTGCATCCCGCCGGCAAGGAGTATTTACAAGGGGTAGCGGAATTATGTAAACAAAATAATTTGCTGCTGCTTTTTGACGAGGTACAATGTGGCTTGGGGCGGACTGGCAAATTTTTAGCCCATCAATTGTACGGCGTGGAGCCGGATATTTTTACCTTAGCCAAAGCATTGGGCAATGGCTTTCCCGTTGGGGCGATGTTGGCAAAAGAGCAAGTGGCCGCTGCCTTTAAGCCCGGCGATCATGCCTCCACCTTTGGCGGCAATCCATTGGCTGCCACCGCAGCGTTGGCCACCGTGCAGGTGCTGTTGGATGAAGGGGTTATGGAAAATGCCCAGCAGATGGGGCAGTACTTTAAAGACAAATTAAAGTTTTTGGCGGGTAAATATCAACAGATTAAAGAAATCCGCGGTGCTGGCTTAATGATTGGTGTGGAACTGACAGTGGAGGGCAAAGAAATTGTCAACCGTTGCCGCCAGCAAGGATTGTTAATCAACTGTGCTAACAACAACGTGCTGAGATTTTTGCCACCGTTAATCATCAAGCAGGCCGATATAGATCAAGCCATCGAGATACTGGATCAAGCACTGGGAGGTTAA
- the cwlD gene encoding N-acetylmuramoyl-L-alanine amidase CwlD, translating to MAVYMRVMHFRKRYLLFAIILALIVAKIYDQTQIKLEQEAIEAMSWSVANKVIVIDPGHGGVDPGKVSPNGVEEKNINLEISKRLATILGQAGAAVILTRETDTHLSGDGIKGMSSRHREDLSQRVKMANDRNADLFISIHCNSYPDASQHGAQVFYQPGSKESQRLANCIQEEITRLLANTRRTPKAVDFFITRNTNMPTVIVETGFITNAKEEKLLLDPAYQSKMAWSIYAGVIKYYAENVENTEQAN from the coding sequence ATGGCAGTCTACATGAGAGTTATGCATTTTCGCAAACGCTATTTATTGTTTGCCATTATTTTGGCACTGATTGTGGCCAAGATATATGACCAAACGCAAATTAAGTTAGAACAAGAGGCTATTGAAGCAATGTCATGGTCTGTTGCCAATAAGGTGATAGTCATTGACCCAGGCCATGGTGGAGTGGACCCGGGAAAAGTTAGTCCCAACGGGGTTGAAGAAAAAAATATTAATTTAGAAATATCCAAGCGATTAGCCACCATCTTAGGCCAGGCCGGTGCCGCAGTTATTTTAACCAGAGAAACCGATACCCACTTATCCGGTGACGGCATCAAAGGCATGTCATCAAGACACCGGGAGGACCTTTCTCAAAGGGTTAAGATGGCTAACGATCGCAATGCTGATTTATTTATCAGTATCCACTGTAACAGCTACCCTGACGCCAGTCAGCATGGGGCACAAGTTTTTTATCAGCCAGGGTCTAAGGAAAGCCAACGTTTAGCAAACTGTATTCAAGAGGAAATAACCAGATTATTGGCCAACACCAGGCGAACCCCGAAAGCAGTGGATTTTTTCATTACCCGGAATACCAATATGCCCACCGTGATAGTGGAAACAGGATTTATCACCAATGCCAAAGAAGAAAAACTACTGTTGGACCCGGCTTATCAATCTAAAATGGCTTGGAGCATCTATGCAGGGGTAATTAAATATTATGCTGAAAATGTAGAAAACACTGAACAAGCGAACTAA
- the amrS gene encoding AmmeMemoRadiSam system radical SAM enzyme has translation MQQAMFWQPKDDGKVLCQLCPKYCTIAPGKTGFCRVRKNVDGTLYSMNFGHLSAHAMDPIEKKPLYHYYPGNYILSLGTTGCNLRCGFCQNWNIAHHDPQTIEVTPDHVVAVAANQEPYPNIGIAYTYSEPLMWYEFVFHTTRLARAQGLKNVLVTNGYINEEPLKGLLPYIDAMNIDVKGFTDQYYHDNCVGHLEPVMRTVELAHQRCHVELTTLLVPGLNDSEAEIRQLVDWVASLNPEIPLHFSRYFPNFEFKLDPTPPETLKRAREIALEKLSYVYIGNLDAPKGLNTYCPECKKILINRSWYNGKVVGLTPENQCKYCGKKIHITR, from the coding sequence ATGCAACAAGCGATGTTTTGGCAACCTAAAGATGATGGTAAGGTGTTATGTCAACTTTGTCCCAAGTATTGTACCATTGCCCCGGGGAAAACCGGGTTTTGTCGGGTGCGGAAAAACGTTGATGGCACCCTTTACAGCATGAACTTTGGCCACTTGTCCGCCCATGCCATGGATCCCATTGAGAAAAAGCCGCTGTATCATTATTATCCAGGCAACTATATTCTTTCGCTGGGCACCACCGGTTGTAATTTGCGCTGTGGTTTTTGTCAAAATTGGAATATTGCCCACCATGACCCCCAGACTATAGAAGTTACGCCGGACCATGTGGTGGCAGTGGCGGCAAATCAGGAGCCCTACCCCAATATTGGCATTGCCTACACCTACTCGGAACCGCTGATGTGGTATGAATTTGTGTTTCACACCACCCGCTTGGCCAGAGCCCAAGGGTTAAAAAATGTGTTGGTGACCAATGGTTATATCAATGAAGAGCCCTTAAAGGGATTGCTGCCATATATTGATGCCATGAATATTGACGTTAAGGGTTTTACTGACCAGTACTATCATGACAACTGTGTTGGCCATCTGGAGCCGGTGATGCGGACGGTGGAGTTGGCTCATCAAAGGTGCCATGTGGAGTTGACCACTTTGTTGGTGCCGGGGCTTAATGATTCCGAGGCAGAAATTAGGCAGCTGGTGGATTGGGTGGCTAGCCTTAATCCGGAAATCCCGCTGCACTTTTCCCGTTATTTTCCTAACTTTGAATTTAAGCTGGACCCCACACCGCCGGAGACATTAAAACGGGCCCGGGAAATCGCTCTGGAAAAACTCAGTTATGTATACATTGGTAACCTAGATGCCCCCAAGGGATTGAATACTTATTGCCCAGAGTGCAAAAAAATTTTGATCAACCGCAGTTGGTACAATGGCAAGGTGGTTGGTTTGACCCCGGAAAACCAGTGTAAATACTGCGGTAAAAAAATTCATATTACCAGATAA
- a CDS encoding EscU/YscU/HrcU family type III secretion system export apparatus switch protein, with the protein MGAKNKNYVRVAAALRYNVGEDNAPKIVAAGRGAMAKKIVDIANQKDIPIHRDKVLAQTLTELGVGVEIPPELYQAVAKILIQVARLDKKLEND; encoded by the coding sequence ATGGGCGCTAAAAATAAAAATTATGTTCGGGTGGCCGCTGCCCTAAGATATAACGTCGGTGAAGACAATGCCCCTAAAATTGTGGCCGCCGGTCGCGGGGCAATGGCCAAAAAAATTGTTGACATTGCCAACCAAAAAGACATTCCCATCCATCGGGATAAAGTGTTGGCCCAAACCTTAACCGAATTGGGGGTTGGGGTGGAAATTCCCCCGGAATTATATCAGGCGGTGGCTAAAATATTAATTCAAGTGGCCCGGCTGGATAAAAAACTGGAAAATGATTAA
- a CDS encoding aminotransferase class V-fold PLP-dependent enzyme — MKYVYFDNAATSWPKPPAVWQAMDYFMHQVGASPGRAGHKRTVVANGMVDETRELLAKQFNIDDPQQISFTLNATDGLNTAIKGLLKPGDHVVTSSMEHNSVSRPLYFLEQQGVIQVTKVKCSQQGHLCVQETERAIKPNTKLLVVTHASNVTGTIMPVKELGQLAKKYNLYFLLDASQTAGIEDIDVQAFNIDVLACPGHKSLFGPQGTGVLYVGGGLPLIPLRQGGTGSKSDTPGQPEILPEKYESGTLNAIGIAGLGAGLRFIQREGMERIRLREKQLAQRFISGAKDIPNLVIYGPMDLDKQVPVVSFTFKNVKAGDVGKVLDEKYNIACRAGLHCAPDAHRTIGTFENKLVRFSFSYFNTPSEVDYALEALQQIATDLPH; from the coding sequence ATGAAGTACGTCTATTTTGATAATGCGGCCACATCGTGGCCCAAACCACCTGCAGTGTGGCAGGCAATGGATTATTTTATGCATCAGGTGGGTGCCAGCCCGGGGCGGGCAGGACACAAAAGGACGGTAGTGGCCAATGGCATGGTGGATGAAACCAGAGAACTTTTGGCTAAGCAATTTAATATTGATGATCCACAGCAAATTAGCTTTACGTTAAATGCCACCGACGGTTTAAATACAGCCATAAAGGGTTTACTAAAGCCAGGAGATCATGTGGTTACCAGTTCGATGGAACACAATTCGGTATCCCGGCCGCTCTATTTTTTAGAACAGCAGGGTGTTATTCAGGTGACCAAGGTTAAGTGCAGCCAGCAGGGGCATCTTTGTGTGCAGGAAACCGAAAGGGCCATTAAACCCAATACCAAGTTATTGGTGGTTACCCATGCATCCAATGTTACCGGAACCATTATGCCGGTAAAGGAGTTGGGGCAATTGGCGAAGAAATATAACCTCTACTTTTTGTTGGATGCCTCTCAAACGGCCGGTATAGAGGATATTGACGTGCAGGCATTTAATATTGATGTGCTGGCCTGCCCCGGTCACAAAAGCTTATTTGGTCCCCAGGGGACCGGAGTGCTTTACGTTGGCGGTGGATTGCCGCTGATACCGTTGCGCCAGGGCGGTACCGGCAGTAAATCCGACACCCCCGGTCAGCCGGAAATACTGCCGGAGAAATATGAAAGTGGTACCCTTAACGCCATTGGCATCGCTGGACTGGGTGCCGGTTTGAGATTTATTCAGCGGGAAGGAATGGAGAGGATCAGGCTAAGGGAAAAGCAACTGGCCCAAAGATTTATCAGCGGAGCTAAGGATATCCCCAACTTGGTGATCTATGGGCCGATGGATCTGGACAAACAGGTGCCGGTGGTTTCATTTACCTTTAAGAATGTTAAGGCTGGGGATGTGGGCAAAGTGTTGGATGAAAAATATAATATTGCCTGCCGAGCGGGATTGCATTGTGCTCCCGATGCCCACCGCACCATTGGTACCTTTGAAAATAAACTGGTGAGGTTTTCCTTTTCTTATTTTAATACGCCGTCAGAGGTTGACTATGCCTTAGAGGCACTGCAGCAAATTGCCACTGACTTACCCCACTAA
- the argC gene encoding N-acetyl-gamma-glutamyl-phosphate reductase, with protein sequence MIKVAVIGATGYTGAELVRILSRHQDVELVALTSRSYSGAPYYQVYPHLYQYVDLECSELDIKELVNQVDVVFTALPHGHSMEIAAEVIKQGKKIVDLGADFRLNASELYQGWYQVEHLAPDLLAQAVYGLPELNRQQIATCQLLANPGCYPTTVLLGLAPLLKNQLIDHQTLIIDSKSGVSGAGRGLSLRSHFSEANENFQAYGVATHRHTPEIEQELSKLVGSQVTVSFTPHLTPMTRGMLSTIYANLNQQITTKELNQLYSEFYQQEYFVRVLPVGMLPQTKALAGSNFCDLAVTADLRTGRVIVLSAIDNLVKGAAGQAVQNMNIMFGLAEKSGLDMVAMYP encoded by the coding sequence TTGATAAAAGTTGCTGTGATTGGTGCCACAGGGTACACCGGGGCTGAGTTGGTGCGAATATTGTCCCGGCATCAGGATGTGGAGTTGGTGGCTTTAACATCCCGAAGTTATTCCGGTGCGCCCTATTATCAGGTGTATCCACACCTTTACCAATATGTGGATTTGGAATGCAGTGAACTGGATATTAAAGAGTTGGTTAATCAGGTGGATGTGGTCTTTACCGCTTTACCCCACGGCCATTCAATGGAAATTGCTGCAGAAGTCATTAAGCAAGGCAAAAAAATAGTGGATTTAGGAGCAGATTTCCGTTTGAACGCCAGCGAACTGTATCAAGGGTGGTATCAAGTAGAACACCTGGCGCCGGATTTATTGGCTCAGGCGGTCTATGGTTTGCCGGAGCTAAATCGCCAACAAATTGCAACCTGCCAGCTGCTGGCTAACCCCGGTTGTTATCCCACCACAGTTTTGCTTGGCTTGGCGCCACTTTTAAAAAATCAGCTTATTGATCATCAAACGTTAATTATCGATAGCAAATCAGGGGTTTCGGGAGCGGGCAGGGGATTGTCGTTGCGATCCCACTTCTCGGAAGCAAACGAGAATTTTCAAGCCTATGGTGTGGCAACCCATCGCCACACCCCGGAGATAGAGCAGGAACTAAGTAAACTGGTTGGTAGCCAAGTGACCGTTAGCTTTACACCGCACCTGACACCAATGACCAGAGGCATGCTTAGCACCATTTATGCTAACCTTAACCAGCAAATCACCACCAAAGAATTAAATCAGTTATACAGCGAGTTTTATCAACAGGAATATTTTGTGCGGGTATTGCCGGTGGGCATGTTGCCGCAAACCAAAGCGCTGGCCGGGAGCAACTTCTGTGACCTTGCGGTTACCGCTGATCTTCGTACTGGCAGAGTGATTGTGCTGTCAGCCATTGATAACTTAGTTAAGGGGGCAGCGGGGCAAGCGGTGCAAAATATGAACATCATGTTTGGTTTAGCGGAAAAGAGCGGCTTAGATATGGTGGCAATGTATCCCTAA
- the rpsI gene encoding 30S ribosomal protein S9 has product MAQVQFYGTGRRKNAVARVYLIPGEGKLVVNNKTVDNYFGRKTLEMIIRQPLEITGVVGRFDVMCKVHGGGTAGQAGAVRHGIARALVQADPNLRPVLKRAGFLTRDPRMKERRKYGLKKARRAPQFSKR; this is encoded by the coding sequence GTGGCTCAAGTTCAATTTTATGGTACTGGTCGGAGAAAGAATGCTGTAGCTCGGGTATACCTGATCCCTGGCGAAGGCAAGCTTGTGGTTAATAATAAAACTGTAGATAATTATTTTGGACGTAAAACCTTAGAAATGATCATTCGTCAACCACTGGAAATCACCGGTGTAGTTGGTCGTTTTGATGTAATGTGTAAAGTACATGGTGGTGGTACCGCTGGCCAAGCCGGTGCAGTAAGACATGGTATTGCCCGTGCATTGGTACAAGCAGATCCTAACCTGCGCCCTGTGCTTAAGCGTGCTGGTTTCTTAACCCGTGACCCAAGAATGAAGGAACGTCGCAAGTACGGCTTGAAAAAAGCTCGTCGGGCACCACAGTTCTCAAAACGTTAA
- the argB gene encoding acetylglutamate kinase has product MFNALEKAGILVEALPYIKKFSGSTVVIKYGGHAMVNCELKQAVITDLVLMKFVGINPVVVHGGGPEITGMLKKLGKESTFVGGLRVTDEETMEIVEMVLDGKLNKEIVALANQMGGKAVGISGKDAGLIAAAKKMGVVRHPDGHLESCDIGYVGTVKQINPAIVHTLIGEGYIPVISPVGLGAKGESYNINADTVAGKLAEALGATKLMILTDVEGILRDQQDRSSLISIIRSHEIPGLIEQGVIAGGMIPKVECCVSAINSGVKSTHILDGRVPHSLLLEVFTDQGVGTMVVP; this is encoded by the coding sequence ATGTTTAATGCTTTAGAAAAAGCGGGCATTTTGGTGGAGGCTTTGCCTTATATTAAGAAGTTTTCTGGGTCCACCGTGGTGATTAAATATGGCGGTCACGCCATGGTTAACTGTGAGTTAAAGCAGGCAGTGATCACCGACCTGGTGCTAATGAAATTTGTGGGTATCAACCCGGTGGTGGTGCATGGCGGTGGGCCGGAGATCACCGGTATGTTGAAAAAGTTAGGTAAGGAAAGTACCTTTGTGGGCGGCTTGCGGGTTACCGATGAAGAGACGATGGAAATTGTGGAGATGGTGCTGGATGGCAAGCTGAATAAAGAAATTGTGGCGCTGGCCAATCAAATGGGTGGCAAAGCGGTGGGCATATCCGGTAAAGATGCCGGGCTCATTGCAGCAGCGAAAAAAATGGGCGTTGTTCGCCACCCCGATGGTCACCTGGAAAGCTGTGATATTGGCTATGTGGGCACTGTCAAACAGATTAATCCAGCCATTGTGCACACTTTAATTGGCGAGGGTTACATCCCGGTCATATCCCCGGTGGGCCTGGGGGCCAAGGGCGAAAGTTATAACATCAATGCTGACACCGTGGCTGGCAAGTTGGCCGAGGCGCTGGGTGCCACCAAATTAATGATTCTCACCGATGTGGAAGGAATTTTGAGGGATCAACAAGACCGCAGCTCGCTAATCTCAATAATCCGCAGTCACGAAATCCCTGGGTTGATTGAACAAGGGGTGATTGCCGGTGGCATGATCCCTAAGGTGGAGTGTTGTGTTTCGGCCATCAATAGCGGTGTTAAGTCTACCCACATTTTGGATGGCAGAGTGCCGCACTCGCTGTTATTAGAAGTGTTTACCGATCAAGGCGTTGGCACCATGGTGGTGCCCTAA